In Candidatus Omnitrophota bacterium, the DNA window CAAGAACGTTTTTCGATGACATAATCGGAAACTCCCTCCAAAAGATCGAAAAACAGTTCTTTATCTACGAAGTGCGCTCTGCCGAGCAAGGCATCTCCAATATAATACCAACCTTTCTTGTCGATCCCCTTAAAGAGCGACACCCTTGAAGTTTCCGTTCGTCCGTCATTCGTTATCGAAGTCGTAAGCGATAGTCCGCCTGCTTCTTCATAGAAGATTATCGCTTTGTCATATCTTCCATTCAAATCGACTCTTCCATCGGCGCTTACGACGAAAGCCGCCACGGGAACCAGCTCGGCGATTTTCTTTCCAGAGGCGTCTTCGATCAATAGTTTTTGAATAGTATACGCCCCGGAGGCTTCTTCGTTAATTTGTATTTCTTCGCGACGGGTTTTCAATGGCGAGGGGGAGAGCCATGATTCGATATCAGTAAATAAGTTCTCTACCGCCTTACGGAATGATTCAACTTGATCCTCTGCTTTCTCGTACATGATATAACCTCTCGAGATAGATTTTCTCCGGTAATAATAACTCTACGCTCGGAGATTTACTCTGTTCTTGAAAGAAAATATTAAATATCATTTTCCACTCTTCGATTTTATCGTATCTCGAATCGACAAAAAGAACGATAGGCGGATGTTCGCGTAACGCCTACGCCGCTGCGAAGTCTCAATAAGCGTTTTTGAAGGAGGTGAGGGTTTTCAGGATGATCTTCAGATCCAGCATGAGGGACCAATTCTCTACGTAATAGAGATCGTAGCGGGTGCGTTCCATGACGGAGGTGTCGCCGCGCCATCCGTTTACCTGCGCCCAGCCGGTGAGACCGGTTTTGACCAGATGGCGGCGCATATAGTAGGGAATCTCTTCCTTGAATTTGTTGACGAAATAGGGCCGTTCGGGACGGGGGCCGACGAGACTCATATCCCCGCGAAGAACGTTAATGAATTGGGGCAATTCGTCAATATTGTACTTGCGGATGAAGCGTCCGATCTTGGTGGTGCGGGGATCTTTCGCCGTAGCCCATTTGGGGCCGGTGTTGCGTTCGGCGTGATCGATCATGGAGCGGAATTTATACATGTTGAAGGTGCGCCCGTCGTTGCCTACGCGTTCTTGGACAAAGAAAATCGAACCTTTGGAATCGAGTCGGATGAGAATGGCGATGATCGCCATCAACGGCGCCGAAACGACCAACGCCACGCTGGAGATGATGATGTCGATCAGGCGCTTGGCCAACCAGCCGGTGTTGTTGAACGCTAACGGCGTTTCGCCGAAAGGAATAGTGGGCATCGCCTTGATTTCCTGAAAATCGATGAATTGGCATAGGTGATCGTAGAGTTCGGGAATCACGCGGTAAGGCGCGTTATGGACGGTGCATATTTTCATGATTTGGAGAACGGATTGAGGATCGTCGGGAGACATGGCGATTACGATATTGTCCACCGATTCTTTACGCAGAATCTTTGCTAATTGTTTTTTGGAACCAAGACAGGGAATGAGGGCTTGGCTGCGATCCGGTTCGTCTTCCGTGGAGACGTAGCCGAGAACCTGGAATTGCGATCCGTGATGTTCCTGCAATTTTTGGTTGATTTCCTGGCAACGCCATTGCGGTCCGACAAGAATGGTTTTAAAGAAGATAATGCCTTTTCTTATCATGAAAAATTGCAGCCGCTTTAGGAGATCGTGCGCGATTACGATTCCCACGCATGTAATAGGAATGGCGAGGGCCACGGTGAGGCGCGAATAGGAAATGCCCCGGTAATTGAAGAGTATGGCCATGATAAAAATGTACGTAACCAGAATAGCGAGCAATAGCGCTCCCGCCTGAACGTTGCGATCCAATCCCACTCGCCGTTCGTAGAATCCGAAATGAGCGAAGATGAGAACGGATAAGAGGGCGATGATGACGGCTAGGAGCAGATAGGAAGCGAATTCCGGTATATAAGGAGGGGATGGAGGCGGAACCAATAAGAAAATCCCCGTATAGAACCGGATGAAATAAGCCGATATAAAGGCGGAAACAAATACGCACAAATCGGCAGCAATAAGAAGGATGAGCGGAATTATATACTTGTCTTTTATGAACATCCCCGATCCGATCAGGTTTGTTTTTTTGAGCGTCGATATCCCATTCATTTCCGTAAAATGTTTTTTCCCCTCAACTCGCATTTCGTTTCGGACATTATATCGGAAATCACTGCTACGCTATCGCCAATTCAGGTAAAAATAAAGATGGATTCCCTAAAAAAAATTAAATCCAGAAAACCGAGTATGAGAAAAATCTTCCCATTCCGGAATGAAAATAATATATCAGAAACCAAGAACTTGTCAATGATAAAACAACAAAATTCAAAGAGTTAGCAATTTGGCGTCTTAAAAAGGAATCCAAAGCGGCTTTTGGGGGGAACGCGGGGAAGATTTTAATAAAATTTCGGGGCACTCCCAGGCTTCCGATGCTCCTCTATTAATATCGGAAAGGCCAATCAAGTACCCCGAAACTTTGCGTCATAAAGAAAAAAAATCCCTCATTCTCCCTGCACGTCAAGAACCGCTGTCGTCGCCTCCTTCGCGGCAGTGATGGAATGCTTGTTTTTCCTTTAGCCGTTTTTTCAGGAGCGATTC includes these proteins:
- a CDS encoding undecaprenyl-phosphate glucose phosphotransferase → MNGISTLKKTNLIGSGMFIKDKYIIPLILLIAADLCVFVSAFISAYFIRFYTGIFLLVPPPSPPYIPEFASYLLLAVIIALLSVLIFAHFGFYERRVGLDRNVQAGALLLAILVTYIFIMAILFNYRGISYSRLTVALAIPITCVGIVIAHDLLKRLQFFMIRKGIIFFKTILVGPQWRCQEINQKLQEHHGSQFQVLGYVSTEDEPDRSQALIPCLGSKKQLAKILRKESVDNIVIAMSPDDPQSVLQIMKICTVHNAPYRVIPELYDHLCQFIDFQEIKAMPTIPFGETPLAFNNTGWLAKRLIDIIISSVALVVSAPLMAIIAILIRLDSKGSIFFVQERVGNDGRTFNMYKFRSMIDHAERNTGPKWATAKDPRTTKIGRFIRKYNIDELPQFINVLRGDMSLVGPRPERPYFVNKFKEEIPYYMRRHLVKTGLTGWAQVNGWRGDTSVMERTRYDLYYVENWSLMLDLKIILKTLTSFKNAY